The following proteins are co-located in the Trichormus variabilis 0441 genome:
- the recF gene encoding DNA replication/repair protein RecF (All proteins in this family for which functions are known are DNA-binding proteins that assist the filamentation of RecA onto DNA for the initiation of recombination or recombinational repair.), giving the protein MYLKTLHLRHFRNYYDQKVEFTAAKTILVGNNAQGKSNLLEAVELLATLRSHRMARDRDLVQEEEPLAQINATLERDTGVSDLSLILRRNGRRTVALNGESLRRQMDFLGVLNAVQFSSLDLELVRGSPEVRRNWLDTLLIQLEPVYAHILQQYNQVLRQRNAYLKKLQDSALTTQDSALAIWDAQLVTTGTKVIRRRDRALARLAPLATAWHTSISGSTEVLQISYTPNVQLMQNQPEQVQQAFLSQLQQRAVPEMYRGTTLVGPHRDEVELTINQTPARQYGSQGQQRTLVLALKLAELQLIEEVVKEPPLLLLDDVLAELDPSRQNQLLDTIQDRFQTLITTTHLSSFDAQWLNSSQILFVEQGKISTSNSIR; this is encoded by the coding sequence ATGTACCTAAAGACTCTGCACCTCCGACATTTTCGCAACTACTATGACCAAAAGGTTGAGTTTACGGCCGCCAAAACTATTTTGGTGGGTAATAACGCTCAGGGAAAGTCGAATTTGTTGGAGGCGGTGGAGTTATTGGCAACATTGCGATCGCACCGGATGGCACGCGATCGCGATTTAGTCCAGGAGGAAGAACCACTAGCCCAAATAAACGCCACGTTAGAGCGAGACACGGGGGTTAGTGACCTCAGTCTGATTCTGCGGCGTAATGGTCGCCGCACTGTCGCCCTCAATGGTGAATCACTGCGGCGACAAATGGATTTTTTAGGTGTGTTAAATGCGGTGCAGTTCTCCAGCTTGGATTTAGAACTGGTGCGTGGTAGCCCTGAAGTCCGGCGCAACTGGCTGGATACTCTCCTGATTCAACTTGAGCCAGTTTATGCTCATATTTTGCAGCAATATAATCAGGTGTTACGGCAACGCAATGCCTATCTAAAGAAGTTGCAAGACTCAGCACTCACTACTCAGGACTCAGCCCTAGCTATTTGGGACGCGCAATTAGTTACTACCGGAACAAAGGTAATTAGAAGACGTGATCGCGCATTAGCTCGACTTGCCCCCCTAGCTACCGCTTGGCACACCAGTATTAGCGGCAGTACAGAGGTTCTGCAAATCAGCTATACGCCTAATGTGCAGTTGATGCAAAATCAACCAGAACAGGTGCAGCAAGCTTTTTTAAGCCAGTTACAGCAAAGAGCCGTTCCCGAAATGTACCGAGGTACCACCCTTGTCGGCCCCCATCGGGACGAAGTAGAATTAACCATCAATCAAACTCCAGCCCGTCAATACGGTTCTCAGGGTCAGCAACGCACGCTGGTATTAGCTCTCAAACTCGCAGAGCTGCAATTAATTGAGGAAGTTGTTAAAGAGCCACCTTTACTATTACTTGATGATGTTTTGGCTGAATTAGATCCATCCCGCCAAAATCAATTACTGGATACGATTCAAGACAGATTTCAAACATTAATTACTACTACTCACCTCAGTTCTTTTGATGCCCAGTGGTTAAATTCATCGCAAATTCTTTTTGTCGAGCAAGGTAAAATATCTACATCAAATTCTATTAGATAA
- a CDS encoding PEP-CTERM sorting domain-containing protein (PEP-CTERM proteins occur, often in large numbers, in the proteomes of bacteria that also encode an exosortase, a predicted intramembrane cysteine proteinase. The presence of a PEP-CTERM domain at a protein's C-terminus predicts cleavage within the sorting domain, followed by covalent anchoring to some some component of the (usually Gram-negative) cell surface. Many PEP-CTERM proteins exhibit an unusual sequence composition that includes large numbers of potential glycosylation sites. Expression of one such protein has been shown restore the ability of a bacterium to form floc, a type of biofilm.) produces MILKKLVCATLLSTSAITSFIYAGSAHAIGFKVETGVAGPNGVTNQGAYSQFWQDSGVTTIDFNNGVAPTTGFAKYSFENGGSSSVRKDQWAPAGPNGEVNDTSYLAVFNGDKVTINLDSYLNYFGIDWGAISNNNTFSFYNGDTLIKSFTTQDVNTVAPISAAQHGGERNGYLHFYAESRNDLFNKIVISQASTDGGGFESDNHSFKIGNGRFKGFDPQSVPEPGMTLGMLAVGGLFLRQHKKQKLQSASKS; encoded by the coding sequence ATGATTCTTAAAAAACTTGTTTGTGCCACATTACTCTCGACATCAGCAATCACTTCATTCATCTATGCTGGCTCTGCTCATGCTATTGGCTTCAAGGTAGAAACAGGTGTTGCTGGTCCTAATGGTGTTACCAATCAAGGTGCTTATTCTCAGTTTTGGCAAGATTCAGGTGTAACAACTATTGATTTCAACAATGGTGTAGCACCAACCACAGGTTTTGCTAAATATTCATTTGAAAATGGCGGAAGTAGTAGTGTAAGAAAAGACCAATGGGCCCCAGCAGGGCCAAACGGAGAAGTAAATGATACAAGCTACTTGGCTGTTTTCAATGGTGATAAAGTGACCATTAACTTAGATAGCTATCTAAATTATTTTGGTATTGACTGGGGTGCGATCAGTAACAATAATACCTTCTCTTTTTATAATGGTGACACTCTGATAAAGTCTTTTACTACTCAAGATGTTAATACCGTAGCTCCTATTAGTGCTGCACAGCACGGTGGAGAACGTAATGGCTACCTTCATTTCTATGCTGAAAGCCGTAATGATCTTTTCAACAAGATTGTCATCTCTCAAGCTAGTACTGATGGTGGTGGGTTTGAAAGTGACAACCACTCTTTTAAGATTGGAAATGGCAGATTTAAAGGTTTTGATCCCCAATCTGTTCCTGAACCTGGTATGACTTTAGGGATGCTAGCTGTTGGTGGTTTGTTCTTACGTCAACACAAAAAGCAAAAATTGCAAAGTGCTAGCAAATCTTAA
- a CDS encoding cation-translocating P-type ATPase has translation MSANSLPESSTTWHSLEVDKALGLLNSNADSGLTTEEVEQRLQKYGPNELEEHGGRSAWEILFDQFKNIMLLMLIAVAFISGSLDFISWQAGELKPGEIPFKDTIAILAIVILNGILGYVQESRAEQALAALKKLASPSVRVIRGSKLVDVAAKDIVPGDVMLLEAGVQISADGRLIEQANLQVRESALTGEAEAVNKQASLQLPEDTSLGDRINVVYQGTEVVQGRGKVLVTNTGMTTELGKIATMLQSVESEPTPLQQRMTQLGNVLVSGSLVLVAIVVVGGVIQAGNFSPLRDLLEVSLSMAVAVVPEGLPAVITVTLALGTQRMVRRNALIRKLPAVETLGSVTTICSDKTGTLTQNKMVVQSIYTNHQTFRVTGEGYAPVGEFHLDGQNVQAEDYPEIPALLVACAVCNDSVLQKEAGEWMILGDPTEGALVTLAGKAGIEKDQWNYKLPRVSEFPFSSERKRMSVISQVEKVATGEPTMTAVDPTLAGLVNSEPYIMFTKGSPELILARCTAIHLGANSDHLNDEQRQQILAANDQMASKGLRVLGFAYKPLAEVPPEGSDETSEQGMVWLGLVGMLDAPRPEVRAAVQECREAGIRPIMITGDHQLTARAIATDLGIAQEGDRVLTGQELQRMNDQELEQQVDLVSIYARVSPEHKLRIVQALQRRGRFVAMTGDGVNDAPALKQADIGIAMGITGTDVSKEASDMVLLDDNFATIVTATKEGRVVYTNIRRFIKYILGSNIGEVLTIAAAPLLGLGGVPLTPLQILWMNLVTDGLPALALAVEPPEPDVMKRPPFSPRESIFARGLGSYMVRIGIIFAIITIILMKWAYDHSHAVTGPGLDPERWKTMVFTSLCIAQMGHAIAIRSNNQLTIEMNPVSNPYVLGAVVVTTILQLMLVYVPPLRDFFGTHWLPLDELAICVGFSALMFVWVEMEKLFFRFMGKRSV, from the coding sequence ATGTCTGCTAATTCTCTGCCTGAAAGTTCCACTACTTGGCACAGCTTGGAAGTTGATAAAGCACTAGGACTGCTCAATAGTAATGCAGACAGTGGCTTGACAACCGAAGAAGTTGAACAACGGTTGCAAAAATATGGCCCCAACGAACTAGAAGAACATGGAGGCCGTAGCGCTTGGGAGATTCTGTTTGATCAGTTCAAGAACATTATGTTGTTGATGCTGATTGCAGTTGCTTTTATTTCTGGGTCTTTAGATTTTATCTCTTGGCAAGCAGGTGAACTCAAGCCTGGGGAAATACCGTTCAAAGATACGATCGCCATCTTAGCGATTGTCATCCTCAATGGTATTCTCGGTTATGTTCAAGAAAGCCGTGCTGAACAAGCTCTAGCGGCACTGAAAAAACTTGCCTCTCCTTCTGTGCGGGTCATTCGTGGTAGCAAGTTGGTGGATGTAGCAGCCAAAGATATAGTCCCAGGAGATGTGATGCTGTTAGAGGCTGGGGTGCAAATCTCCGCCGATGGTCGCTTGATTGAACAAGCTAATTTACAGGTGCGGGAATCGGCTTTAACAGGTGAAGCGGAAGCCGTAAATAAACAAGCATCTTTACAACTACCAGAAGATACATCTTTAGGCGATCGCATTAATGTAGTTTACCAAGGTACGGAAGTAGTCCAAGGGCGTGGCAAGGTGCTAGTAACTAATACTGGCATGACCACGGAACTAGGCAAAATCGCCACCATGTTGCAGTCGGTGGAAAGTGAACCTACCCCCTTACAACAACGGATGACTCAGCTAGGGAATGTTCTAGTAAGCGGTTCCTTGGTGTTGGTGGCGATTGTCGTTGTGGGTGGTGTCATTCAAGCAGGGAATTTTAGCCCCCTGAGAGACTTATTAGAAGTTTCCTTGAGTATGGCAGTAGCCGTAGTTCCCGAAGGTTTACCCGCCGTAATTACAGTTACCTTGGCATTGGGAACCCAGCGCATGGTGCGGCGCAATGCCTTAATTCGTAAACTACCAGCCGTAGAAACTTTGGGTTCTGTCACTACCATTTGTTCTGATAAAACCGGGACACTCACCCAAAACAAAATGGTAGTGCAGTCAATCTACACAAACCATCAAACTTTTCGCGTTACAGGTGAAGGTTATGCCCCAGTGGGTGAGTTTCACCTAGATGGTCAAAACGTGCAGGCGGAAGATTATCCCGAAATTCCCGCTTTGTTAGTTGCTTGTGCTGTCTGTAACGACTCAGTACTACAAAAAGAAGCAGGGGAATGGATGATCTTAGGTGACCCCACAGAAGGGGCATTAGTAACATTGGCAGGCAAAGCAGGCATTGAAAAAGACCAGTGGAACTATAAGTTACCCCGTGTGAGCGAGTTTCCCTTCTCCTCGGAACGTAAACGCATGAGTGTCATTTCTCAGGTGGAGAAAGTAGCCACAGGTGAACCGACAATGACAGCAGTTGACCCCACCTTGGCGGGTTTGGTCAACAGCGAACCTTACATCATGTTTACCAAGGGTTCCCCAGAGTTGATTTTGGCACGCTGCACAGCCATTCACTTGGGTGCAAACTCAGACCACCTCAATGACGAACAACGCCAACAAATTTTGGCAGCAAATGACCAAATGGCGAGTAAAGGTCTGCGGGTATTAGGTTTTGCCTACAAACCCCTGGCAGAAGTGCCGCCGGAAGGGTCGGATGAGACATCAGAACAAGGAATGGTTTGGCTGGGCTTGGTGGGGATGCTAGATGCCCCGCGTCCCGAAGTCCGGGCAGCAGTCCAAGAGTGTCGAGAAGCTGGTATTCGCCCCATTATGATTACAGGCGACCATCAACTTACAGCACGAGCGATCGCCACAGACCTGGGTATTGCCCAAGAAGGTGACAGAGTTCTCACTGGTCAAGAATTACAACGGATGAATGACCAGGAATTAGAACAGCAAGTAGACCTAGTAAGCATTTATGCACGGGTATCTCCAGAACACAAATTGCGGATTGTCCAAGCCCTGCAACGTCGCGGTAGATTCGTCGCCATGACAGGGGACGGTGTGAACGATGCCCCAGCCCTCAAACAAGCTGATATTGGCATCGCTATGGGTATTACCGGCACAGATGTGAGTAAAGAAGCCAGTGATATGGTGCTACTCGATGACAACTTCGCTACTATTGTCACCGCCACGAAGGAAGGTAGGGTAGTTTACACCAACATCCGCCGCTTTATCAAATACATCCTGGGCAGCAACATCGGTGAAGTCCTCACCATTGCCGCAGCGCCTCTCCTGGGTTTGGGAGGAGTACCCTTAACACCCCTACAAATCCTTTGGATGAACTTGGTGACAGACGGTTTACCAGCCTTAGCTTTAGCTGTGGAACCTCCCGAACCTGATGTGATGAAGCGCCCACCCTTTAGCCCCCGTGAAAGCATCTTTGCTAGAGGCTTGGGTTCCTACATGGTGCGTATCGGGATTATCTTTGCCATCATCACCATTATTCTGATGAAATGGGCTTATGATCATTCCCACGCAGTGACAGGGCCAGGACTCGATCCTGAACGTTGGAAAACAATGGTCTTTACATCTCTGTGTATTGCTCAAATGGGTCATGCGATCGCCATTCGCTCCAATAACCAACTCACAATAGAGATGAATCCTGTCTCCAATCCTTACGTATTAGGGGCTGTAGTTGTCACAACAATTTTGCAACTCATGCTTGTCTATGTTCCACCCCTACGAGATTTCTTTGGTACTCACTGGCTACCACTTGACGAATTAGCGATTTGCGTCGGCTTCAGTGCCTTGATGTTTGTTTGGGTGGAGATGGAGAAGTTATTCTTCCGCTTTATGGGCAAAAGGAGTGTGTGA
- a CDS encoding putative PEP-binding protein, translated as MDKLYWLDQIKLQDRAKVGDKAFYLSRIKQRGYPVVPGFVVSEEVLRLFLETLNSSESLVANLPNSSLHLDVANWRQLQQVAGRLRQEIIHATVPSQWVNTILTTAREWQTNFLIFRPSLTLATKTHRLGNTSGLLDAAFCYCNEDAIAHTLKHTWSQLFRARSLLYWQRMGVNLQEVNLAILVQPVENAIASGLLIANSSGYKIQATWGLGLALSQGEVIPDTYHVQQETGIVLERHLGNKMFAYRLGSSELNGAELSKKEVFKLDNLRVGAYSVEESHQQQYALTEEYLQQVITLGHQLKSELGNSFTIEWTITEENSTPCLYMTQVSTPQSAIPSIRFIKGTGAARGRVTANAYVVTDSQRKPEQLPKGVILVVPAITPDWLPLLEQAVGIVTAQGGVTSHAAILSRELGIPAVVNVADATLVIPNGERLLIDGDRGEVYLLKADEATTVENLHQQPPTPPFHPVVSRQMPMIATQLLVNLSQPSLIEQVQNLPVDGVGLLRSELMLLPLLKGQHPNFWLLDGRKSELLEQLSKQIIQFARAFAPRPVFYRSLDWRSHELSANNSQSAPQSILGDRGTLSYVRNSGVFELELTAIANAQKAGYDNIHLLLPFVRSVAEFTFCRQKAEQFGLTQIPQFQLWMMAEVPSVLFLLPEYVKAGVAGISIGTNDLTQLLLGADREQSGITKALNERHPAVMAAIAQLIQMSHTAGIPCSICGQAPAIYPEIIDQLVQWGITSISVEPEAVERTYQAIARAEHRLLLEAARRKMREHG; from the coding sequence GTGGATAAACTCTACTGGCTTGACCAAATTAAATTACAAGACCGCGCTAAAGTAGGTGACAAAGCGTTCTATTTAAGTAGAATCAAGCAGCGCGGCTACCCCGTTGTTCCTGGGTTTGTAGTGTCTGAAGAAGTTTTGCGATTATTTCTAGAAACTCTCAACAGTTCAGAATCATTGGTCGCTAACTTACCCAATTCTTCCTTGCATTTAGATGTAGCCAACTGGCGACAACTCCAGCAGGTGGCTGGGCGTTTACGCCAGGAAATTATTCATGCAACTGTACCATCACAGTGGGTGAATACAATTCTTACTACCGCGAGGGAATGGCAAACTAACTTTTTAATTTTTCGTCCCAGTTTAACACTAGCAACGAAAACCCACAGGTTAGGAAACACATCTGGATTATTGGATGCTGCTTTCTGTTACTGTAATGAAGATGCGATAGCTCACACTCTCAAGCATACCTGGAGTCAACTTTTTCGCGCCAGAAGCTTGCTATATTGGCAGCGTATGGGAGTTAACCTCCAAGAAGTTAATCTAGCCATCTTAGTACAGCCAGTAGAAAATGCGATCGCCAGTGGTTTATTAATCGCTAACTCTTCAGGCTATAAAATCCAAGCTACATGGGGATTAGGATTAGCCTTGTCTCAGGGCGAAGTTATACCAGATACATACCACGTTCAGCAGGAAACAGGTATTGTTTTGGAAAGACATCTGGGAAATAAAATGTTCGCTTATCGTCTAGGTAGTTCAGAATTGAATGGTGCTGAACTATCCAAAAAAGAGGTATTCAAATTAGATAACCTTCGTGTAGGCGCGTATTCAGTGGAAGAGTCACACCAGCAACAATATGCTTTAACTGAAGAATACCTACAACAAGTAATTACCTTGGGGCATCAACTAAAAAGCGAACTAGGTAACAGTTTTACTATCGAATGGACAATTACCGAGGAAAACTCCACCCCCTGTCTCTACATGACGCAAGTGAGTACTCCCCAATCTGCAATACCCAGTATACGTTTTATCAAGGGTACTGGGGCGGCTAGAGGACGTGTCACCGCCAATGCTTATGTTGTCACCGACTCCCAACGGAAACCAGAACAACTACCTAAAGGCGTAATTTTAGTAGTACCAGCAATTACACCTGATTGGTTGCCGTTACTAGAACAAGCCGTTGGTATCGTCACAGCCCAAGGAGGAGTAACCAGTCATGCAGCGATTTTGTCCAGGGAATTGGGCATTCCAGCCGTTGTGAATGTAGCAGATGCCACCTTAGTAATTCCCAATGGTGAACGATTGCTAATAGATGGCGATCGTGGAGAGGTATATTTACTAAAAGCAGACGAAGCCACTACGGTAGAAAATCTACACCAGCAACCTCCGACTCCACCATTTCACCCTGTTGTTAGCAGGCAAATGCCAATGATTGCTACCCAACTGCTGGTTAACCTTAGTCAACCTAGTCTAATTGAACAGGTGCAGAACTTGCCTGTAGATGGGGTGGGATTATTGCGCTCAGAATTGATGTTACTACCTTTACTTAAAGGTCAGCATCCAAATTTTTGGCTTTTGGATGGGCGAAAATCAGAATTATTAGAGCAATTATCTAAGCAGATTATCCAGTTTGCCCGTGCCTTTGCCCCACGCCCCGTTTTTTATCGCTCTTTGGATTGGCGATCGCATGAGTTATCAGCAAATAATTCTCAATCTGCACCTCAGTCAATTTTGGGCGATCGCGGTACATTGAGTTATGTTCGTAATTCTGGTGTTTTTGAATTAGAACTCACAGCGATCGCTAATGCTCAAAAAGCTGGTTACGATAACATTCACCTTTTATTACCCTTCGTTCGCAGCGTAGCAGAATTTACCTTCTGTCGCCAAAAAGCAGAACAATTCGGACTTACCCAAATTCCCCAGTTTCAACTCTGGATGATGGCAGAAGTTCCCAGTGTCTTATTTTTGCTACCAGAATATGTCAAAGCTGGCGTAGCAGGTATATCCATTGGCACAAACGACTTGACACAACTGCTATTAGGCGCAGACAGGGAACAAAGCGGCATCACCAAAGCTTTAAATGAACGCCACCCGGCCGTGATGGCTGCTATTGCCCAACTAATCCAAATGTCCCACACAGCCGGCATCCCTTGTTCTATCTGCGGACAAGCGCCAGCAATATATCCAGAAATCATCGATCAATTGGTGCAATGGGGTATCACATCGATTTCCGTAGAACCAGAAGCAGTAGAGAGGACATATCAGGCGATCGCTCGTGCCGAACACCGCTTATTATTAGAAGCAGCACGCCGAAAGATGAGAGAGCATGGTTGA
- a CDS encoding anhydro-N-acetylmuramic acid kinase, producing MYSSQASALPSRVIGLISGTSVDGIDAALVEITGTELDLKVELLAGKTYPYPAELRERILAVCAGEAISMLELADMDDAIALAFAQAAQNIQIGYQPVNLIGSHGQTVYHRPPKEAGVGKKTLGYTLQLGRGEMIAYLTGITTVSNFRVADIAVGGHGAPLVPRVDAFLLSHPHESRCIQNLGGIGNLAYIPARTDGWLSQIRGWDTGPSNSLLDLAVERLTAGAKTYDEDGQWAASGTPCYPLVEKWLTHEYFHLSPPKSTGRELFGVAYLNQCFQDAEPYQLSPADMLATLTELTVASIVHSYRTFLPQMPQRVFLCGGGSRNLYLKQRLQLALETIPVLTTDEAGVSADFKEAIAFAVLAHWRQLGIPGNLPTATGAPQEVLLGEIHQG from the coding sequence ATGTATTCTTCTCAAGCATCTGCCCTTCCTAGCCGTGTTATCGGTTTAATCAGTGGCACATCTGTAGATGGTATAGATGCCGCCTTAGTAGAGATTACTGGCACAGAATTGGATCTGAAAGTTGAATTATTAGCAGGAAAAACATATCCTTATCCTGCGGAGTTAAGAGAACGCATATTGGCAGTTTGTGCAGGCGAAGCTATTTCCATGTTGGAACTTGCAGATATGGATGATGCGATCGCCTTAGCTTTCGCCCAAGCTGCTCAAAATATTCAAATAGGTTATCAGCCAGTAAATTTAATAGGTTCTCATGGTCAAACTGTATATCATCGACCACCAAAAGAAGCAGGAGTAGGGAAGAAAACCCTTGGCTATACTCTCCAGCTTGGTCGTGGTGAGATGATTGCCTATTTAACGGGAATTACAACTGTCAGTAATTTTCGTGTTGCTGATATCGCCGTTGGTGGTCATGGCGCACCCCTAGTTCCCAGAGTCGATGCCTTTTTACTGAGTCATCCCCATGAGAGTCGTTGTATTCAAAATTTAGGTGGTATTGGTAACCTCGCTTATATCCCAGCGCGTACTGATGGCTGGCTTTCACAAATTCGTGGTTGGGATACAGGCCCAAGTAATAGCTTACTAGATTTAGCAGTAGAACGTCTGACGGCTGGTGCCAAAACCTATGATGAAGATGGTCAATGGGCAGCCAGTGGAACTCCTTGCTATCCTTTAGTAGAAAAATGGCTCACCCATGAATATTTCCATCTCTCACCCCCTAAATCGACTGGTCGAGAATTGTTTGGCGTAGCTTACTTAAATCAATGTTTCCAAGATGCGGAACCATACCAACTTAGTCCAGCTGATATGCTAGCAACACTCACAGAACTAACTGTAGCTTCCATTGTTCACAGTTACCGTACTTTTTTACCACAAATGCCACAACGTGTATTTTTATGTGGCGGTGGTAGCCGTAATTTGTATTTAAAACAAAGATTACAGTTAGCGTTAGAAACAATCCCCGTCTTGACCACTGATGAAGCAGGTGTGAGTGCCGACTTTAAAGAAGCGATCGCTTTTGCTGTTTTAGCTCACTGGCGACAATTAGGCATCCCAGGCAACTTACCAACAGCCACAGGCGCACCACAAGAAGTTTTGTTGGGAGAAATTCATCAAGGGTGA
- a CDS encoding MgtC/SapB family protein — MLDNYYLEPDDFFKLIFRLFLALLIGAIIGIERERRRKPAGLRTHMLVSFGSAIFVVIPLQIISIQSHPEVVSRVIQGIAAGVGFLGAGEIVRESSQVSQRLEVHGLTSAAAIWVSSGLGIAAGCGLWQLSLVGAIITFAILNIFKRLENS; from the coding sequence TTGCTAGATAACTACTACCTGGAACCAGACGATTTTTTCAAGCTGATCTTTCGGCTTTTCTTAGCTTTACTTATTGGAGCTATTATCGGCATAGAAAGAGAACGACGGCGTAAACCAGCAGGCTTAAGAACTCATATGTTGGTTAGCTTTGGGTCTGCCATATTTGTTGTTATACCTTTACAAATTATCTCCATACAATCACACCCAGAAGTGGTTAGCCGAGTAATTCAAGGTATTGCGGCTGGTGTGGGATTTCTCGGTGCTGGTGAAATTGTCCGCGAATCTTCACAAGTATCACAACGTCTGGAAGTTCATGGACTTACCTCAGCAGCAGCTATCTGGGTTTCCTCTGGGTTGGGAATTGCTGCTGGTTGTGGTTTATGGCAATTAAGTTTAGTTGGAGCTATCATAACTTTTGCGATTTTAAATATTTTTAAGAGATTAGAAAATAGTTAA